From the genome of Amycolatopsis granulosa:
AAGGTGGAGACGAAAGAGGCACGGGTCCGGACAGGAACCGCCAAGAACCAGGCCGGTCCCGTGCTTCTCTTCGAGGGAATGACTAGCGGCCGGCGGTGTTCCGCTCAGCCAGATTCCGGCTGTTGTGCCGGGTGAGCACTTCAGACGTTCGTCACGGTCAGGAAGCGGAGTTCGCCGACGTCTTCGAACCGGAGACAGCCTTGATGTCGATCGCACGGAAAGCCACGCCGTTGCGGCCGTTCTGTGCCCACGGAATCGCCTGCAGCTCAACGGGCGTCACGACGGTGCCAGTGGTGACCTTGGGGGCCTGCGCGGCCGCGACAGTCACACTGATCACCTCCGCACCCGAGCGGTCCATGGCAACCAGCTGCACAGTCCACATCGGAACATTCGTGCTGCGCTCGACCCGCTGAATCCCGTTCTGATCAGTCTTCGGCTGAGCCTCCCGGCCCACCGTGAACGTCACCTGCGAAGTGTCGATGACCAGACGCATAACCTGTCCTCCAAGGGTGATCAGTTCCGCACCGCTCCATAGCGCTCTTCGGTGCGTCCCTGACGATGCCGCCGAGGACGGGGACGGCTTCACCTCACGGAAGGACATCTAGGGACGTCTCTGGTAGCGTGAAGACGTCCCTAGGCGTACTTGGGGGGAGGGTCGATGGCCAATGAGCGTTTGCGTGACGCCCTGCTGTCGCGGGGCCTCACCCCGGACGAGCTCGCCGAGCGTATCGCAGTGGACCCGAAGACGGTCGAGCGCTGGATCACCAAGGGCCGCACGCCCTACGCGAAGTCGCGACACAAGATCGCCGCAATCTTGCAGGAGAGCGAGAGCTACCTGTGGCCGGACGCGCTGTCCGAGGTCAAGGCCAGCGAGGTCAGCAACTCCGAAATCGTGAAGGTCTACGCCCACCGCAACTCGGTGCCGGCCGACCTGTGGGACAAGCTGCTGGCGCAAGCCACGACGTACGTGGACATGCTGGTCTACGTCGGCATGTTCATGACCGAGAAACCCGGCCTGCTGGAGCTGCTGCGAAGCAAGGCCAAGGCAGGGGCGCGAATCCGGCTGCTGTTCGGCGACCGGGACGCCCCGGCTGTGATCCAGCGCAGCACCGACGAGGGCATCGGACCGCACACGATCTCGGCGAAGATCGACCACGCGCTGGCCTACTTCCGCAAGCTCGACGGCGTGTCCGGGATCGAGATCCGCACCCACGGAACGGTGCTCTACAACAGCATCTTCCGGTTCGACGACGAGATGATCGTCAACCCGCACGTCTACGGCAAGATGGCCGCCCACGCCCCCGCGCTGCACCTGCGGCGGTTGTCGGCGGGCGACCTGTTCACCACCTACGCGGACAGCTTCACCGCCGTGTGGGAGCACGCTCAACCGCACAAGTGGGAGGACTGAGGCTCGTGCCGAAGAAGGACTACTACGACGACCCCGACGCCCCGGCCGCCAACAGCATCGTGACCGCGGTCGCCGCGATCGTGCGCAACGAGGCTGGCGAAATCCTGATGATCGAGCGCACCGACAACGGCCTGTGGGCGCTCCCCGGCGGGGCCCAGGACCTCGGCGAGTCGGTGGTGGACGCGGTGCGGCGCGAGGT
Proteins encoded in this window:
- a CDS encoding helix-turn-helix domain-containing protein, which encodes MANERLRDALLSRGLTPDELAERIAVDPKTVERWITKGRTPYAKSRHKIAAILQESESYLWPDALSEVKASEVSNSEIVKVYAHRNSVPADLWDKLLAQATTYVDMLVYVGMFMTEKPGLLELLRSKAKAGARIRLLFGDRDAPAVIQRSTDEGIGPHTISAKIDHALAYFRKLDGVSGIEIRTHGTVLYNSIFRFDDEMIVNPHVYGKMAAHAPALHLRRLSAGDLFTTYADSFTAVWEHAQPHKWED